The genomic DNA ATTCAAGCCTGCTCCTTGCCAATCGTGCAGGACAAATTCGGTGGGCAGTAAGCCGGTAATACGGCTGGTTAATGGAACTATCAATAAATCATGCGAAATGTGTGGTGCATTGACCACGACAGCAGGCCGTACCTTGCTGCCTGTTAAATTGGAAAACGGGTAACGGACAAGCACGATCTCACTATGCGAGTAACTCGGCATAGACATCATCCTCTTGATTGTCCCAAACATTTTCCAGCGCAACCTGACTGGCATTCAGCCAAAAGGTAGATTCGTCCAACAACGGCGTTACTAGAACTTCCGTGCCTTCGGGAATTTCAATCTTTTCGAGCAATTGAATCTGCCCTCCTTTTATGACTGCCCGTATTGTGTTGAGCATCTCAACTCCTCTGGCTCATTAACGACTACTTGTTCGGTGTTACCTTGATGTTATCAAAATAGACTTCGTTCTGATTGTCGGTAAAAACGCCCGCGCTGCCTTTGCGGTTGCCGATGGGATCAGTCCATTCCAGCATCCAGTCGGCTGGCTCAGCCTCGCCGACCGCCCAGGCTTTGCCGCGCGCGCGCGTTTTGCCGCCGGGCAGGTTTTGCACTTCGAGTTTCAGCCGATACCAGGTGTTCGGCTTCATCGCGAAGGGTTTGCTGAACGAACGTTTCGGTTCGATCTGCCAGGAGCGCAGTTCCAGTTTTTGCACGTTGCCGAACAAGACCAGTTCATAACGCTGCGCGACGACGCCGATGTCGCCCATCTGGCGGCGTTTCTCGACGGCGCTGACATCGGCTTCGATGGTGTAATTGGATTCGGTCACCGCGCCGAAGAGCGAGCGCGTGCGTTTGAAAATGCCCAGGTTTTCTTTCTTGGCCAGAATCTTGTTGCCATCCACTTCGCGCACGACATATTTGCCGCCCGTGTTGAGCCAGGTGCCGGGCGCTTGATCCACGGCGATGCCGGAGAAATCTTCGGCGGTCGGCAGGGGCGAAATCACGCGGATGCGCGAGACGCCGGTGACGCCTGCGACGGTCGCTTTGAGTTGTCCGGCTTGAATCACTTCGTTGGCGGCGGCGGTGAATTGCAGGCCCGTGGCATTGCCTTTCAATCCGGCGAGCGACCAGGTCGGGTTGGTTTCTTCGCGGATGAAGCGGCCTTTGTCATCAAACAAGCGGACACGGAATTTGTTGGTGGCGCCGGGTTGCAGCACCAAATCCGCCGGAATGACTTGCACGTGGGCGACGGTGGCGGTGGCAGGCGCGTTCTCGGCTTTTTCAGGCGCGGGCGGCAAGGCAGCGGCTTTGGTCTTGCCGATGCAATAGACGTGCTTGGTCGAGACCAGGTAAACGCGCCCGCGTGAAATCGCTACGCCGCCGATGATCTGTTCATTTGAAGCGATGGCTTCGTCACCGGCTTCAGTGGTGAGTTCCACTTTGGTGATGGGTTCGAGTTCGACCTTGCTCAAAATCGTCGCGCCGGTCGGGCCGGGTTTGACGATGTAAAACGCGCCGTTTTCGGTGCCGACATAAATTTTGCCATCCGCAAACACGGGCGAGGCCTTTTGAATCGTGCCCAGGTTTTGTTCCCACAGCTTTTTGCCGTCGGTCAGGTTGAAGGCGAACAGGTTCGCGCCCGCGTCCACGTCATACAGGATGTTGCCATCAATGACGGGCGAGCCGGGGCCAAGCTGGAAATTGGTGATGGCGTATTTGATCTTGTCCGCATTCAGCAGCTTGCCCGCCGCGTCTTTGCCGATTAGCCCTTTGGCCGAAAGATCAAGCGCGGCCAGATGACCCATCTCGCTGACTTCCAGATTCTCTTCCTGATGGCTGACATAGGCGATGCCGTCTTTCACGACAGCACCCGGATTGACGCCGCGTTTGCTCATCGGATAGCGCCACACGGGTTCGCCCGTGGCGACTTTCATCGCACAAACCGAACCGTCGCCGCCGCCCGCGATCAAGATGCACGTGCCATCCGGCGCGGTCGCCACAACGGGCGTTGAATAGGTTGTGTCATACGGACGTTCGCCGGGTGTGCTGATCCAGACCGTTTCGCCCGTGCGCTTGTCAAAGGCGTAATAGCGGTGCCGCCGCGCTTGAATGTCGCCGAAACCATCCGTCACGGTGCTGACGATGACCAGATCGCCTTCGACAATGGGCGACACGGTGCGTCCGCCGTGCGTCGTCCACGAACCGAATTCGTCGGTGAACGAGCGATCCCAGAGCAATTTGCCGTCGAAGGAAAGCGCCACCAGATCATTGCACGCGCCGAACGCATAAACATTGCCGGTGGTCGGATCGCCGACGGGCGATGACCAGGCCACACGGCGCGGCGGCACGTCGGTCGAATACACGTCGAATTTGTATTCCCAGACGACCTTGCCCGTGTCGGCATCCAGCGCCATCACGCGCTCCTGCAAGGTCTCGCCTTCGCCCGCGCTGTTAAAAACGAAGACGCGATTGTTCATCACAATCGGTGCTGAACGGCCTCCGTAAGGCACTTTCCATAAGAGGTTCTCGCCCTGCGTTGACCATTTTTCAGGGAGTTTCTTTTCCAGCCCAATGCCATCGCGGGTCGGGCCGCGCCAATCGGCCCAATCGCTGCCTGATTTGGCGCGCGCGGGCGATTGCGCAAAGCTTGTCGCAACGAGAAAAAGCGTGAGTGCCAGCGTCAGCCAGGTGATGTGCTTGAACGAAGTTTTCATAAGCGGATACCGTGAAGGTTCTTTGGAATTTGTGTTACTTGAAATTACTAAGACCGAATTTGCGTGATGTCGGTTGCGCGGAATTTAAGTCTTCTTGACCCGATTGCACCGAAACTATAATGTCCCGCCGTACACAGTTCAAGACGGACTTTCCCGAAACCTGCTGGAGGATTTCAGCGTTCAGGCAAACGTCCCCCATCACAGCATCAAATCAATCCGGCGATGGAAACAAAATCACAAGAT from Acidobacteriota bacterium includes the following:
- a CDS encoding type II toxin-antitoxin system PemK/MazF family toxin; translation: MPSYSHSEIVLVRYPFSNLTGSKVRPAVVVNAPHISHDLLIVPLTSRITGLLPTEFVLHDWQGAGLNVASAVKRGIYTIEKSLIVKTIGSLTSHDRSTLEQSLRDWLGLH
- a CDS encoding antitoxin family protein, with protein sequence MLNTIRAVIKGGQIQLLEKIEIPEGTEVLVTPLLDESTFWLNASQVALENVWDNQEDDVYAELLA
- a CDS encoding PQQ-like beta-propeller repeat protein produces the protein MKTSFKHITWLTLALTLFLVATSFAQSPARAKSGSDWADWRGPTRDGIGLEKKLPEKWSTQGENLLWKVPYGGRSAPIVMNNRVFVFNSAGEGETLQERVMALDADTGKVVWEYKFDVYSTDVPPRRVAWSSPVGDPTTGNVYAFGACNDLVALSFDGKLLWDRSFTDEFGSWTTHGGRTVSPIVEGDLVIVSTVTDGFGDIQARRHRYYAFDKRTGETVWISTPGERPYDTTYSTPVVATAPDGTCILIAGGGDGSVCAMKVATGEPVWRYPMSKRGVNPGAVVKDGIAYVSHQEENLEVSEMGHLAALDLSAKGLIGKDAAGKLLNADKIKYAITNFQLGPGSPVIDGNILYDVDAGANLFAFNLTDGKKLWEQNLGTIQKASPVFADGKIYVGTENGAFYIVKPGPTGATILSKVELEPITKVELTTEAGDEAIASNEQIIGGVAISRGRVYLVSTKHVYCIGKTKAAALPPAPEKAENAPATATVAHVQVIPADLVLQPGATNKFRVRLFDDKGRFIREETNPTWSLAGLKGNATGLQFTAAANEVIQAGQLKATVAGVTGVSRIRVISPLPTAEDFSGIAVDQAPGTWLNTGGKYVVREVDGNKILAKKENLGIFKRTRSLFGAVTESNYTIEADVSAVEKRRQMGDIGVVAQRYELVLFGNVQKLELRSWQIEPKRSFSKPFAMKPNTWYRLKLEVQNLPGGKTRARGKAWAVGEAEPADWMLEWTDPIGNRKGSAGVFTDNQNEVYFDNIKVTPNK